A DNA window from Janibacter sp. A1S7 contains the following coding sequences:
- a CDS encoding plasmid replication, integration and excision activator, producing MFGSVFPAGAYLVGDVEPVQDYKQEKRPDGSRPQQVDPDTGELIWTVPVLDADPEARKNEKTINVKISARQQPVPPANPDGLPFIPVEFEGLTLTPWVDDNGQFPRLAWSYRAKGMTAPGKSSKGSAAGRSESAAA from the coding sequence GTGTTCGGATCGGTGTTCCCCGCTGGGGCATACCTCGTCGGTGACGTCGAGCCGGTGCAGGACTACAAGCAGGAGAAGCGCCCCGACGGATCGCGTCCACAGCAGGTGGACCCCGACACAGGTGAGCTCATCTGGACCGTCCCGGTCCTCGACGCCGACCCGGAGGCCCGCAAGAACGAGAAGACGATCAACGTCAAGATCTCCGCCCGCCAGCAGCCCGTACCCCCGGCTAACCCGGATGGACTGCCCTTCATCCCGGTTGAGTTCGAGGGGCTGACACTCACGCCGTGGGTCGACGACAACGGGCAGTTTCCGCGGTTGGCGTGGTCGTATCGGGCCAAGGGCATGACGGCTCCTGGCAAGTCGTCCAAGGGCTCTGCCGCTGGCCGGTCGGAGTCGGCGGCTGCGTGA
- a CDS encoding FtsK/SpoIIIE domain-containing protein gives MLDALAAPTMAALPAGRPTGTKLEEVDVGRDESGMPWRLSLVGKHTLVAGRSGAGKGSILWGSVASLAPWIAQDTVRVHGVDLKRGVEIAMGDGLMYRTAYRPEQALVVLRDLLTIIDERAARMVGQSRLHEAKPGDPLHLLVIDELAALTAYADAEVKKEGNRLLAEILTQGRAMGVVVVACVQDPKKETVPARGLFTQTIALRLASADEVRMVLGQGMSEEAPAHRIPTDMPGTGYLVTEEGSAARVRAHFWSDELIRATAAHFPTVERWVPPLEESAAAGVHFG, from the coding sequence ATGCTGGACGCCCTGGCCGCTCCGACGATGGCCGCCTTGCCAGCTGGTCGACCGACGGGGACGAAACTCGAGGAAGTCGACGTCGGGCGCGACGAGTCGGGGATGCCCTGGCGACTGTCGCTCGTCGGGAAGCACACCCTCGTCGCGGGGCGCTCGGGTGCCGGGAAGGGGTCGATCCTCTGGGGTTCTGTCGCCTCCCTCGCCCCGTGGATCGCCCAGGACACGGTCCGAGTGCATGGGGTGGACCTCAAGCGCGGCGTCGAGATCGCCATGGGTGACGGTCTGATGTACCGCACCGCCTACCGCCCCGAGCAGGCCTTGGTCGTCCTTCGCGACCTGCTGACGATTATCGACGAGCGGGCCGCACGGATGGTGGGCCAGTCACGACTTCACGAGGCGAAGCCCGGTGATCCGCTCCACCTCCTCGTCATCGATGAGCTCGCCGCCCTGACCGCCTACGCGGACGCCGAGGTCAAGAAGGAGGGAAACCGCCTTCTCGCCGAGATCTTGACGCAGGGACGCGCGATGGGTGTCGTCGTGGTGGCCTGTGTGCAGGACCCCAAGAAGGAGACCGTTCCCGCACGCGGCCTGTTCACACAGACGATCGCGCTTCGCCTCGCATCGGCCGATGAGGTCCGGATGGTCCTTGGGCAGGGAATGAGCGAGGAAGCACCGGCCCACCGCATCCCGACCGACATGCCCGGCACGGGCTATCTCGTCACCGAGGAGGGTTCGGCAGCTCGGGTCCGGGCGCACTTCTGGTCGGACGAGCTGATCAGGGCCACGGCTGCCCACTTCCCGACGGTTGAGCGGTGGGTGCCTCCGCTGGAGGAGTCGGCGGCGGCCGGCGTGCACTTCGGCTAG
- a CDS encoding WhiB family transcriptional regulator — protein sequence MVPNERTRAATRTLATLNTHGACVGHPHPDWWFPERGKDDTHKAMQVCASCPVRKMCREYAKTWHDVGVWGGSTADEREELHLVALPKGWAGMTLPGLELGETA from the coding sequence ATGGTGCCGAATGAGAGGACACGCGCCGCGACTCGCACGCTGGCGACGCTCAACACCCACGGGGCATGTGTGGGTCACCCGCACCCCGACTGGTGGTTTCCCGAGCGCGGCAAGGACGACACGCACAAGGCGATGCAGGTGTGCGCCTCATGTCCCGTCCGGAAGATGTGCCGGGAGTACGCGAAGACGTGGCACGACGTGGGCGTGTGGGGTGGGAGCACCGCCGATGAGCGGGAAGAGCTGCACCTGGTCGCCCTTCCCAAGGGGTGGGCCGGCATGACGCTGCCCGGTCTCGAGCTGGGTGAGACCGCATGA
- a CDS encoding replication initiator produces MSRPRGHSHPALKRQEGLSNLTDRSVEAVRQLLARGDLDKFTHAASRVGFCQRPIRLHGQSATIDARTGEVSSTFSSDEAPLGVLLTRCGNRRESVCTSCSRVYARDTFEMIRCGLEGGKGVPERVAENPLAFVTVTAPSFGPVHSTRGGRLCHPRGQETCRHGRSMSCTTRHEKDDAVVGSPICSECYDYRGHVVWQYHAPELWRRAIQDVSRQLAALLGVPSSRVSKIVSRQYGRTAEMQARGAVHFHALFRLDGPSSEGLGAACGVGVDVMVEAIEAAFARAQVVAPPTFDGDRSRVLRCGEQIDIRVVREGTRTDDPDAPITGEQVAAYLAKYSTKDTSLAVPDGAHVHRIKETCAQVHEEAMLRAEQRRAGEDPAVPLDAEGRDHYALIGKWTKELGYRGHYSSKSRCYSVTYRSLRRRRARFQRVMQDETERAKRAGKPVDLEAVEKTLRVEAEDSETTLVVGMWEFVGAGWSNEGEVEIATAAAARAREYAQLKASGLQ; encoded by the coding sequence GTGAGCCGCCCGCGAGGACACAGCCACCCGGCACTGAAGCGCCAAGAGGGGCTGAGCAATCTGACCGATCGGTCGGTGGAAGCGGTCCGGCAGCTGCTCGCCCGCGGCGATCTGGACAAGTTCACTCATGCTGCTAGCCGGGTCGGATTCTGCCAGCGTCCAATTCGTCTCCATGGCCAGTCGGCCACCATCGATGCCAGGACGGGCGAAGTCTCGTCGACGTTCTCCTCTGACGAAGCCCCTCTCGGCGTGCTGCTCACTAGGTGCGGGAATCGCCGGGAATCGGTGTGCACATCGTGCTCACGGGTTTATGCCCGCGACACCTTCGAGATGATCCGGTGCGGGTTGGAGGGCGGGAAGGGAGTCCCCGAGCGGGTCGCAGAGAACCCTCTTGCCTTTGTGACGGTGACCGCCCCGTCATTCGGTCCGGTGCACTCCACTCGCGGAGGCCGGCTCTGTCATCCCCGAGGGCAGGAGACCTGCAGGCACGGCCGATCGATGTCGTGCACTACGCGGCACGAGAAGGACGACGCCGTGGTCGGGTCACCGATCTGCTCCGAGTGCTACGACTACCGCGGGCACGTCGTCTGGCAGTACCACGCCCCCGAACTATGGCGGCGGGCGATTCAGGACGTCAGCCGCCAGCTCGCTGCCTTGCTCGGTGTCCCGTCCTCGAGAGTGTCGAAGATCGTCTCCCGGCAGTACGGGCGAACCGCTGAGATGCAGGCCCGGGGTGCGGTCCACTTTCACGCGTTGTTCCGGCTGGACGGCCCGTCGTCGGAGGGCCTTGGTGCCGCGTGCGGTGTCGGGGTCGACGTGATGGTCGAGGCCATCGAGGCGGCCTTCGCCAGAGCCCAGGTCGTCGCACCCCCGACCTTCGACGGTGACCGCTCACGGGTCCTGCGATGCGGTGAACAGATCGACATTCGCGTGGTGCGAGAGGGGACACGTACCGACGACCCGGACGCCCCAATTACTGGGGAGCAGGTCGCGGCCTATTTGGCCAAGTACTCCACCAAGGACACATCATTGGCTGTTCCCGACGGTGCGCACGTACACCGGATCAAAGAGACGTGTGCCCAGGTCCACGAAGAGGCGATGCTGCGGGCCGAGCAACGTCGAGCCGGCGAAGACCCCGCGGTTCCGCTGGACGCCGAAGGCCGGGACCACTACGCGCTGATCGGCAAGTGGACGAAGGAGCTCGGCTATCGCGGTCACTACTCGTCGAAGTCGCGGTGCTACAGCGTGACCTACCGGAGTCTGCGCCGCCGCCGGGCGCGATTCCAGAGAGTCATGCAAGACGAGACAGAACGGGCGAAGAGGGCCGGGAAGCCGGTCGACCTCGAGGCGGTCGAGAAGACATTGCGGGTAGAGGCCGAGGACTCCGAGACGACGCTCGTCGTTGGCATGTGGGAGTTCGTCGGCGCCGGATGGTCGAACGAAGGCGAGGTCGAGATCGCAACGGCCGCTGCAGCTCGGGCACGCGAGTACGCGCAATTGAAGGCTTCAGGGCTCCAGTGA
- a CDS encoding helix-turn-helix domain-containing protein encodes MDETTTVTFPQFMTVQEVAKLLQVPVSTVYHWAAYGEGPPSFKVGKHRRFKASAVAEWIETAEARGVA; translated from the coding sequence ATGGATGAGACAACCACCGTGACGTTTCCGCAGTTCATGACGGTGCAGGAGGTGGCGAAGCTGCTGCAGGTTCCGGTGTCGACGGTGTACCACTGGGCCGCGTACGGCGAGGGCCCGCCGTCCTTCAAGGTGGGAAAGCACCGCCGGTTCAAGGCGTCTGCGGTCGCTGAGTGGATAGAAACCGCAGAGGCTCGGGGTGTCGCGTGA
- a CDS encoding tyrosine-type recombinase/integrase: MIERRERKDGAVTYRVRYRTPDGRFRSRSFRRRGDAVVYEREMEAQKRRGDWVDPQRGRITLAMVWEEYERSGMTHLRVTTQNGYRYAWKHIEPTFGRWPVAKIEHADVAEWVSELSRSVGTDTVRRAHGVLCRVLDHACRTRRVPVNVARGVRLPKRAPARERILTVAQVHALADGMPSGGDVVLALAYLGLRWSELAALRCEDVNLDRRRIHVVQRATEVDGRIDVDQPKSRAGHRYVPIPGRIVPLLEARMAAKASDALVFASPEGDFLRSRNWRRRSGFDTTAKTLGIVVTPHDLRRTFGSLARMAGADLRFIQKAMGHESITTTARIYAHLYDDELDTVAAALDGLHPVDTPREQ; the protein is encoded by the coding sequence GTGATCGAGCGTCGTGAGCGGAAGGACGGCGCGGTCACGTATCGCGTCCGGTATCGCACGCCGGATGGACGTTTTCGATCACGTTCCTTTAGGCGCAGGGGCGATGCCGTCGTGTACGAGCGCGAGATGGAAGCGCAGAAGCGACGCGGGGACTGGGTGGACCCACAGCGAGGCCGGATCACGCTGGCCATGGTGTGGGAGGAGTATGAGCGGTCGGGGATGACCCATCTACGAGTAACCACCCAGAACGGGTACCGGTACGCGTGGAAGCACATCGAGCCGACGTTCGGACGGTGGCCGGTCGCGAAGATCGAGCACGCGGACGTGGCCGAATGGGTGTCGGAGCTCTCACGGTCCGTGGGTACCGACACTGTGCGCCGGGCCCATGGCGTCCTGTGCCGGGTCCTCGATCACGCGTGCCGGACTCGCCGTGTTCCGGTCAATGTCGCGCGGGGAGTGCGTCTGCCGAAGCGGGCTCCGGCTCGTGAGCGGATCCTGACCGTGGCGCAGGTGCACGCCCTGGCTGACGGAATGCCCTCGGGCGGGGACGTGGTCCTGGCTCTGGCATACCTCGGTCTTCGCTGGTCGGAGCTGGCCGCGCTGCGGTGTGAGGACGTGAACCTCGATCGTCGTCGGATCCACGTGGTCCAAAGGGCTACGGAAGTCGACGGCCGAATCGACGTCGATCAGCCAAAGAGCCGCGCGGGCCATAGGTACGTACCAATCCCCGGTCGAATCGTTCCCCTGCTCGAGGCCCGAATGGCCGCTAAAGCCTCAGATGCGCTGGTCTTCGCCTCGCCCGAAGGTGACTTTCTCCGGTCACGGAACTGGCGGCGGCGTTCCGGCTTCGACACCACGGCGAAGACTCTCGGCATCGTCGTCACACCTCATGACCTTCGGCGGACCTTCGGCAGCCTCGCGAGGATGGCTGGGGCAGACCTGCGCTTCATCCAGAAAGCGATGGGCCACGAGTCGATCACTACGACGGCGCGGATCTATGCGCACCTCTATGACGACGAGCTGGACACGGTGGCTGCTGCCCTTGACGGGCTGCACCCGGTGGACACGCCTCGGGAGCAGTGA
- a CDS encoding IS481 family transposase has protein sequence MNSREKNQVIVRSVLDQGLTVAQAAARFGVTRQWVHTLVTRYRADGPQGLAPRSKAPKSRPGTTSQAVHGRIVQLRRQLHADGADAGPETIAWHLRDEGLMAPSTSTIRRILHAEGLVVPEPKKRPKSSYIRFEADLPNGCWQADITYCFLADGTRVDVLDFLDDHSRYLLFLRAASAYSGPMVVAALQELIDTHGVPASTLTDNGLVFTARLAGRTGGRNGFEKLLQAHHIEQKNGHPGHPQTQGKIERFHQTLKKWLRPRPAPSTTTELQALLDEFAHWYNHQRPHRSIGRRTPATAYTAQTKATPATPAHDPEWRTRTDKIAAAGTVSLRYAGKMRHLGLGRALAGQPVLLLIHDDHVITSHAETAEILAEHHIDPTRDYQPATRPPT, from the coding sequence ATGAACTCTCGTGAGAAGAATCAGGTGATCGTGCGGTCGGTGCTGGATCAGGGGTTGACGGTCGCGCAGGCCGCGGCGCGGTTCGGGGTCACGCGTCAGTGGGTGCACACGCTGGTGACTCGGTACCGGGCCGATGGCCCGCAAGGACTGGCACCGCGCAGCAAGGCACCGAAGTCACGACCGGGGACCACGAGTCAGGCGGTGCACGGGCGGATTGTCCAGTTGCGTCGTCAGCTCCACGCCGACGGCGCGGACGCCGGCCCGGAAACCATTGCTTGGCACCTGCGCGATGAGGGGTTGATGGCGCCGTCGACCTCCACGATCCGGCGGATCCTGCACGCTGAGGGGTTGGTGGTCCCGGAGCCGAAGAAGCGCCCGAAGTCCTCCTACATCCGCTTCGAGGCAGACCTGCCCAACGGGTGCTGGCAGGCCGACATCACCTACTGCTTCCTCGCTGATGGCACCCGCGTGGACGTCTTGGACTTCCTGGACGACCACTCCCGCTACCTGCTGTTCCTGCGTGCCGCATCTGCCTACAGCGGGCCCATGGTCGTGGCCGCACTGCAAGAACTGATCGACACCCACGGCGTACCGGCCTCGACCCTGACCGACAACGGGCTGGTCTTCACCGCTCGCCTGGCCGGCCGCACGGGTGGCCGCAATGGCTTCGAGAAGCTCCTGCAAGCCCACCACATCGAGCAGAAGAACGGGCACCCCGGCCACCCGCAGACCCAGGGCAAGATCGAACGCTTCCACCAGACCCTCAAGAAGTGGCTACGCCCCCGACCGGCACCGTCCACCACCACCGAATTGCAAGCCCTCCTGGACGAGTTCGCCCACTGGTACAACCACCAACGCCCGCACCGCTCCATCGGCCGACGCACCCCCGCGACCGCCTACACCGCACAGACCAAAGCCACTCCCGCCACCCCAGCGCATGACCCCGAATGGCGCACCCGCACGGACAAAATCGCCGCCGCCGGGACCGTGTCCCTGCGCTACGCCGGAAAGATGCGTCACCTGGGCCTCGGACGCGCCCTGGCAGGCCAACCCGTGCTCCTACTCATCCACGATGACCACGTGATCACCAGCCACGCAGAAACCGCAGAAATCCTGGCCGAACACCACATCGACCCCACCCGCGACTACCAACCAGCCACCCGACCACCCACCTGA
- the ctlX gene encoding citrulline utilization hydrolase CtlX, producing the protein MSATSELRVAPTTTSATSVQAPSAVVLVRPRHFTPNPMTAQDNGFQSHLAEDPRTVAVRAHDEVTGVARVLTGAGVEVSLFDDHTTHTPDSVFPNNWFSTHPDGSVALYPMYATNRRSERRADIIEDLKREFVVRRVIDYSAAEYDEQFLEGTGAMVLDHDARLAYACRSNRLSPELLADFCADHDYEPVLFDAVDERGLPVYHTNVLMSVGTQLALVGSGMITDHGQREWVLRRLRDSGKTVVELTAQQVHRFAGNCIELAARRRHPADPDRALVMSTTAVDSLRPDQLAVIRRSCRVLAVPVPTIEGAGGSVRCMIAGNHLRPRTR; encoded by the coding sequence ATGAGCGCGACCAGCGAGCTGCGCGTGGCGCCCACGACGACGTCGGCGACCAGCGTCCAGGCCCCGTCCGCGGTGGTGCTCGTGCGCCCGCGCCACTTCACCCCCAACCCGATGACCGCGCAGGACAACGGCTTCCAGTCGCACCTCGCCGAGGACCCGCGGACGGTGGCCGTGCGAGCCCACGACGAGGTGACCGGTGTGGCCCGCGTCCTGACGGGCGCCGGGGTGGAGGTGTCGCTCTTCGACGACCACACGACGCACACACCCGACAGCGTCTTCCCGAACAACTGGTTCTCCACCCACCCGGACGGGTCCGTGGCGCTGTACCCGATGTACGCCACGAATCGCCGGAGCGAGCGTCGCGCCGACATCATCGAGGACCTCAAGCGCGAGTTCGTCGTGCGCCGGGTCATCGACTACTCGGCGGCCGAGTACGACGAGCAGTTCCTCGAGGGGACGGGCGCGATGGTCCTCGACCACGACGCGCGCCTGGCCTACGCCTGCCGGTCCAACCGGCTCTCCCCCGAGCTGCTGGCGGACTTCTGCGCCGACCACGACTACGAGCCGGTGCTCTTCGACGCCGTCGACGAGCGGGGCCTGCCCGTCTACCACACCAACGTGTTGATGTCGGTGGGCACGCAGCTCGCCCTCGTCGGGTCCGGGATGATCACTGACCACGGACAGCGGGAGTGGGTGCTGCGTCGTCTGCGCGACTCGGGCAAGACCGTCGTCGAGCTCACCGCACAGCAGGTCCACCGCTTCGCCGGCAACTGCATCGAGCTGGCCGCGCGTCGACGTCACCCCGCCGACCCCGACCGGGCCCTGGTGATGTCGACCACGGCGGTCGACTCCCTTCGCCCCGACCAGCTGGCGGTCATCCGGCGATCCTGCCGGGTGCTGGCGGTGCCCGTCCCGACCATCGAGGGAGCCGGTGGGTCGGTGCGCTGCATGATCGCCGGCAACCACCTTCGGCCCCGGACACGCTGA
- a CDS encoding ornithine cyclodeaminase gives MTQFLDVPSMSRWIQRDGAENVLGRMTRYVEEDFARWPRFDKTPRVASHTPFGVIELMPTSDDVTYSFKYVNGHPLNPSRGFQTVTAFGMLADVDNGYPVFLSEMTLLTALRTAATSALTGRVLARPDSRVMALIGTGSQAEFQSLAFRAAMGIEDLQVFDTDPAAMAKLRRNLEPLGFRITEATSTAQAVRGADIITTCTADKQMATILTDDMIEPGVHINAIGGDCPGKTELEARILTRSRVFVEYPPQTRIEGEIQQMDPEFPVVEFWQVLTGEAEGRASTQEITVFDSVGFAIADFAALRCARDATAGTDLQVSIDLVADPQDPKDLFSLVTSLKPVG, from the coding sequence ATGACGCAGTTCCTCGACGTGCCCAGCATGAGCCGCTGGATCCAGCGCGACGGCGCAGAGAACGTCCTCGGCAGGATGACCCGGTACGTCGAGGAGGACTTCGCCCGGTGGCCCCGCTTCGACAAGACACCACGGGTCGCGAGCCACACCCCCTTCGGCGTCATCGAGCTGATGCCGACGTCGGACGACGTCACCTACTCCTTCAAGTACGTCAACGGCCACCCACTCAACCCCAGCCGTGGCTTCCAGACCGTGACCGCCTTCGGCATGCTCGCCGACGTCGACAACGGCTACCCGGTCTTCCTCTCGGAGATGACCCTGCTGACCGCGCTGCGCACCGCCGCGACGTCGGCGCTCACCGGACGGGTCCTCGCCCGCCCCGACTCGCGCGTCATGGCACTCATCGGCACCGGGTCGCAGGCCGAGTTCCAGTCCCTGGCCTTCCGTGCCGCCATGGGCATCGAGGACCTGCAGGTCTTCGACACCGACCCCGCCGCGATGGCCAAGCTACGGCGCAACCTCGAGCCGCTCGGCTTTCGGATCACCGAGGCGACCTCGACCGCCCAGGCCGTCCGCGGGGCGGACATCATCACCACCTGCACAGCCGACAAGCAGATGGCCACGATCCTGACCGACGACATGATCGAGCCCGGCGTGCACATCAACGCCATCGGCGGCGACTGCCCGGGCAAGACCGAGCTCGAGGCACGCATCCTCACCCGGAGCCGGGTCTTCGTCGAGTACCCGCCGCAGACCCGCATCGAGGGCGAGATCCAGCAGATGGACCCCGAATTCCCGGTCGTGGAGTTCTGGCAGGTGCTCACCGGCGAGGCAGAGGGCCGCGCTTCGACGCAGGAGATCACCGTCTTCGACTCCGTCGGTTTCGCCATCGCCGACTTCGCCGCGCTGCGGTGCGCGCGTGACGCGACCGCGGGCACCGACCTGCAGGTCTCCATCGACCTCGTCGCCGATCCGCAGGACCCGAAGGACCTCTTCTCCCTCGTCACCTCGCTCAAGCCGGTCGGATGA